A genomic region of Mycolicibacterium poriferae contains the following coding sequences:
- the ddaH gene encoding dimethylargininase, with protein sequence MAPPTFFAVEYVINPWMDPSAPVDAALAAQQWDALRQVYLALGHTVDLLEPVAGLPDMVYAANGGVIVNGRAVVARFAYDGRAGEAPAHRDWMAKAGYAPAHTRHINEGQGDLLVVGATILAGHGFRTDRRAHDEIAAHTGLPVISLELVDPRFYHLDTALAVLDDATIAYYPPAFAEPSRTMLTELFPDAIEVCSADAFVLGLNVVSDGLNVVLPAAATGFAEQLRALGFRPVGVDLSELLKGGGSVKCCTLEVHP encoded by the coding sequence ATGGCGCCGCCGACCTTCTTCGCCGTCGAATACGTCATCAATCCGTGGATGGACCCGTCCGCACCGGTCGACGCTGCACTCGCTGCGCAGCAATGGGACGCGCTGCGGCAGGTCTATCTCGCGCTCGGCCACACCGTCGACCTTCTCGAACCCGTGGCCGGCCTGCCGGACATGGTCTACGCCGCCAACGGCGGCGTGATCGTCAACGGCCGGGCGGTGGTGGCCCGCTTCGCGTACGACGGCCGGGCGGGGGAAGCCCCTGCCCACCGCGACTGGATGGCCAAAGCCGGTTATGCCCCGGCGCACACCCGCCACATCAACGAAGGCCAGGGTGACCTGCTGGTCGTCGGCGCGACGATCCTCGCCGGGCACGGGTTCCGAACCGATCGTCGAGCGCACGACGAAATCGCCGCTCACACCGGCCTTCCCGTCATCAGCCTCGAACTCGTGGACCCGCGGTTCTATCACCTCGACACTGCGCTCGCAGTGCTCGACGACGCCACGATCGCCTACTACCCGCCGGCGTTCGCGGAACCGTCACGGACGATGTTGACCGAGCTGTTCCCCGACGCGATCGAGGTCTGCAGCGCCGACGCCTTCGTACTGGGGCTCAACGTCGTCTCCGACGGCCTGAACGTCGTGCTGCCCGCCGCAGCCACCGGTTTCGCCGAGCAACTTCGGGCCCTGGGCTTCCGCCCGGTCGGCGTAGACCTGTCCGAACTGCTCAAGGGTGGCGGATCGGTCAAATGCTGCACGTTGGAAGTCCACCCGTGA
- a CDS encoding Lrp/AsnC family transcriptional regulator yields the protein MERLEETDERILVELADHARATFAEIGQRVNLSAPAVKRRVDRMLDTGVIRGFTTIVDRNALGWTTEAYVQVYCQGTIAPDELRAAWRDIPEVVSAATVTGTSDAILRVLARDMRHLEEALERIRASASIERSESIVVLSNLIDRAPG from the coding sequence GTGGAGCGTCTCGAGGAGACCGACGAGCGCATCCTGGTCGAGCTCGCCGACCATGCCCGGGCGACGTTCGCCGAGATCGGGCAGCGGGTGAACCTGTCGGCACCCGCGGTCAAGAGGCGGGTCGACCGCATGCTCGACACCGGCGTGATCCGCGGATTCACCACGATCGTCGACCGCAACGCGCTCGGCTGGACCACCGAGGCATACGTCCAGGTCTACTGCCAAGGCACCATTGCGCCCGACGAACTGCGCGCGGCCTGGCGCGACATCCCCGAGGTGGTCAGTGCCGCGACGGTCACCGGTACATCGGACGCCATACTGCGCGTGCTGGCCCGCGACATGCGGCATCTGGAGGAAGCGCTCGAGCGGATCCGGGCCAGTGCGAGCATCGAGCGCAGCGAGAGCATCGTCGTGCTGTCCAACCTGATCGACCGGGCGCCGGGCTGA
- a CDS encoding NAD(P)/FAD-dependent oxidoreductase gives MTTSEGQSGLDGVVIVGGGLAAARTAEQLRRAEYTGAITIVSDENHLPYDRPPLSKEVLRAETDDVTLKPAEFYADNDITVLLGNGARSVDTVAKSLTLADGTTLGYDELVIATGLVPKRIPSFPDLPGIHVLRSLDESRALRSEARDATRAVVVGAGFIGCEVAASLRTLDVNVTLVEPQPAPLASVLGEQIGGLITRLHRAEGIDVRCGVGVAEVSGDDRVRTVTLSDGSELDADLVIVGIGSKPATDWLEDSGITIDNGVVCDEVGRTTAPHVWAIGDVASWLDVVAGQVRVEHWSNVADQARAMVPAMLGHEASAAVTVPYFWSDQYDVKIQCLGEPEATDTVHIVEDDGRKFLAYYERDGVVVGVVGGGMPGKVMKTRAKIAAGAPIGDVLG, from the coding sequence GTGACCACATCAGAGGGACAGAGTGGCTTGGACGGCGTGGTGATCGTCGGCGGTGGGCTGGCCGCTGCGCGGACGGCTGAACAGCTGCGGCGCGCGGAGTACACCGGAGCGATCACGATCGTCAGCGACGAAAACCACCTGCCGTACGACCGGCCACCGCTGTCGAAGGAAGTGCTGCGCGCCGAGACCGACGACGTCACCCTCAAGCCGGCGGAGTTCTATGCCGACAACGACATCACCGTGTTGCTCGGCAACGGGGCGAGGTCGGTGGACACCGTGGCCAAGTCGCTGACCCTGGCCGACGGCACCACGCTGGGTTATGACGAGCTGGTGATCGCGACGGGCCTGGTGCCCAAGCGCATTCCGTCATTCCCGGATCTGCCCGGTATCCACGTGCTGCGCTCCCTCGATGAGAGCCGGGCGCTGCGCAGCGAGGCGCGCGACGCCACGCGGGCGGTGGTGGTCGGCGCCGGGTTCATCGGCTGTGAGGTCGCCGCGAGCCTGCGCACGCTCGACGTGAACGTGACGCTGGTCGAGCCGCAGCCCGCTCCGCTCGCCTCGGTGCTCGGCGAACAGATCGGCGGGCTGATCACGCGGCTGCACCGGGCGGAGGGCATCGACGTGCGCTGCGGCGTGGGCGTCGCCGAGGTCAGTGGCGACGACCGCGTCCGCACGGTCACTCTGAGCGACGGCTCGGAGCTCGACGCCGATCTGGTCATCGTCGGGATCGGCTCGAAACCGGCCACCGACTGGCTGGAGGACAGCGGCATCACGATCGACAACGGCGTGGTCTGCGACGAAGTCGGCCGCACGACGGCGCCACACGTCTGGGCCATCGGCGATGTCGCGTCATGGCTGGACGTGGTGGCCGGCCAAGTGCGCGTGGAGCATTGGAGCAACGTCGCCGACCAGGCCCGGGCGATGGTGCCGGCGATGCTCGGTCACGAGGCCTCGGCGGCGGTGACCGTCCCCTATTTCTGGAGCGACCAGTACGACGTCAAGATCCAGTGCCTCGGCGAACCGGAGGCCACCGACACGGTGCACATCGTCGAGGACGACGGCCGCAAGTTCCTGGCGTACTACGAGCGCGACGGCGTCGTGGTCGGTGTCGTGGGCGGCGGTATGCCCGGCAAGGTGATGAAGACGCGCGCGAAGATCGCCGCGGGTGCGCCGATCGGTGACGTGCTCGGCTGA
- a CDS encoding VOC family protein, translating to MNDDPLDVLSDGDLPVAPDPGFATRLRARLEAAANLFEQQPDRTEGVIMSGTDTALADLTTSTPRPAATTTPRPAATTTPRPAATSTPRPAATSTPRPAATSTPRPAAVPYLAVSDARAALTWYQQALGATIIGDPIEMGDGRIGHAELALAGGVLYLADEFPEIGLKAPRPQEVSVSLMLAVPDTDVALERAREKGADVQREPYEAHGGRNATIVDPFGHRWMLSGPATGAAAPIQHGDVGFVSVWTPDVERAASFYGHVLGWIYDPATQLVTNTDQHIGLSSVPDRSTLCCCYAVADLAGARDSIATGGGRVGEEREFAFGTVLDATDPQGLEFAVFQPRTGEPRPALNGTGPGELSYLTYQVPDSASFKAFYSRVLFWAFEPGRIDDGWQVTPTHPMAGMAGGNETATVVPMWTVEDIDAAVSRVRQAGGTVIEEPSVQPYGKSALCTDDQGTRFYLGEL from the coding sequence GTGAACGACGATCCACTCGATGTGCTGAGCGACGGCGACCTTCCGGTCGCCCCCGACCCCGGGTTTGCCACCCGACTGCGCGCCAGGCTCGAAGCCGCCGCGAACCTCTTCGAGCAGCAGCCAGACCGAACAGAAGGAGTGATCATGAGCGGAACCGACACGGCGCTCGCCGACCTCACCACGTCCACCCCGCGGCCCGCCGCCACAACCACTCCGCGGCCCGCCGCCACAACCACCCCGCGGCCCGCCGCCACATCCACTCCGCGGCCCGCCGCCACATCCACTCCGCGGCCCGCCGCCACATCCACTCCGCGGCCCGCCGCGGTCCCCTACCTGGCAGTCTCCGACGCCCGCGCCGCCCTCACCTGGTACCAGCAGGCCCTCGGCGCCACGATCATCGGCGACCCGATCGAGATGGGCGACGGCCGCATCGGGCACGCCGAGCTGGCGCTGGCCGGCGGCGTGCTGTACCTGGCCGACGAATTTCCCGAGATCGGACTCAAAGCGCCGCGGCCACAGGAGGTTTCGGTCAGCTTGATGCTCGCAGTCCCCGACACCGACGTCGCGCTCGAGCGGGCCCGGGAGAAGGGCGCTGACGTCCAGCGCGAACCGTACGAGGCGCACGGCGGCAGAAACGCCACGATCGTCGACCCGTTCGGACACCGCTGGATGCTGAGCGGGCCGGCCACCGGCGCCGCGGCGCCCATCCAGCACGGCGACGTCGGGTTCGTGTCGGTGTGGACTCCGGACGTCGAACGGGCAGCGTCGTTCTACGGCCACGTACTCGGGTGGATCTACGACCCGGCCACCCAGCTGGTCACGAACACCGACCAGCACATCGGCCTGTCCTCCGTCCCCGACCGGAGCACCCTGTGCTGCTGCTATGCGGTGGCCGACCTCGCCGGCGCACGCGACAGCATCGCCACCGGCGGCGGCAGGGTGGGCGAAGAGCGCGAGTTCGCGTTCGGCACGGTTCTCGACGCGACCGATCCGCAGGGGCTCGAGTTCGCCGTCTTCCAGCCCCGCACCGGCGAACCCCGTCCGGCACTGAACGGGACAGGCCCCGGCGAGCTGTCCTATCTCACCTATCAGGTCCCGGACTCGGCTTCCTTCAAAGCGTTCTACAGCCGAGTGCTGTTCTGGGCCTTCGAACCCGGCCGCATCGACGACGGCTGGCAGGTGACGCCGACCCATCCGATGGCGGGGATGGCAGGCGGCAACGAGACTGCGACCGTCGTGCCGATGTGGACCGTCGAGGACATCGACGCCGCGGTCAGCCGCGTGCGTCAGGCCGGGGGGACGGTGATCGAGGAGCCGTCAGTGCAGCCCTACGGCAAGTCAGCATTGTGCACCGACGACCAGGGCACCCGCTTCTACCTCGGCGAGCTGTGA
- a CDS encoding RNA polymerase sigma factor, whose product MSAEPDDHGPRALLTLYDDALPVVYGYFVRRCSDRGTAEDLTSETFLAAMDAARKPNPPSFSVPWLIGVARHKLADHYRRRHDRFTVPVAEPPEHDPTDTWDIELDRIVAEQVLSQLPEHHRTVLALRYMDDCSVPECAELIGRTVHATEALLVRARRAFRAQYPTLEGGMP is encoded by the coding sequence GTGAGCGCCGAACCGGATGACCACGGTCCGCGCGCACTGCTGACGCTTTACGACGATGCCCTACCGGTCGTCTACGGATACTTCGTGAGGCGCTGCAGTGACCGCGGAACGGCCGAGGACCTGACGTCGGAGACCTTCCTGGCGGCGATGGACGCCGCCCGCAAACCGAATCCGCCCTCGTTCTCGGTCCCCTGGCTCATCGGGGTGGCGCGGCACAAACTGGCCGACCACTACCGCAGGCGCCACGACCGTTTCACGGTTCCGGTCGCCGAACCACCCGAACATGACCCCACCGACACCTGGGACATCGAACTGGACCGCATCGTCGCCGAGCAGGTCCTCTCGCAGCTACCCGAGCACCACCGCACGGTGCTGGCGCTGCGCTACATGGACGACTGCTCGGTGCCGGAGTGCGCCGAGCTGATCGGGCGCACCGTGCACGCCACCGAGGCGTTGTTGGTGCGGGCACGTCGCGCCTTCCGAGCGCAATACCCGACGCTGGAAGGAGGCATGCCGTGA
- the mftR gene encoding mycofactocin system transcriptional regulator (MftR, the mycofactocin system transcriptional regulator, is an uncharacterized TetR family DNA-binding transcription factor. Its role is inferred by context. It occurs as part of the biosynthesis locus for mycofactocin, a partially characterized electron carrier derived from the terminal Val-Tyr dipeptide of the precursor peptide MftA, through a radical SAM enzyme-mediated process.): MPAAKARVGRRRSTSWEHISDVAIDLFMARGFDEVSVDDVAAAAGIGRRTLFRYYPSKNALPWGDFDAHLDHMRALLDALEPSVPMRDALRTALLAFNEFDDTDRHRERMRLILQTEALQAYSMTMYAGWRAVVAAFVAARLNCSAADLVPQTVAWTMLGVALAAYENWLADEAVALSAALGNAFDTLAAGL, encoded by the coding sequence ATGCCCGCTGCCAAGGCGCGTGTGGGCCGACGGCGATCGACGAGCTGGGAGCACATCAGCGACGTCGCGATCGACCTGTTCATGGCCCGCGGTTTCGACGAGGTCAGCGTCGACGACGTGGCCGCCGCCGCCGGAATCGGCCGTCGCACCCTGTTCCGGTACTACCCGTCGAAGAATGCGCTGCCGTGGGGTGACTTCGACGCCCACCTCGACCACATGCGCGCCCTGCTCGACGCGCTCGAACCGAGCGTGCCGATGCGCGACGCGCTGCGCACCGCGCTGTTGGCATTCAACGAGTTCGACGACACCGACCGGCACCGCGAGCGCATGCGACTGATCCTGCAAACCGAAGCGCTGCAAGCGTATTCGATGACGATGTACGCCGGATGGCGGGCCGTGGTGGCCGCATTCGTGGCTGCCCGGCTCAACTGTTCGGCAGCCGATCTGGTCCCCCAGACCGTGGCGTGGACGATGCTCGGTGTCGCGCTTGCGGCCTACGAGAACTGGCTGGCCGACGAGGCGGTGGCGTTGTCGGCCGCTCTCGGCAACGCCTTCGACACCCTCGCCGCCGGCCTGTGA
- the mftA gene encoding mycofactocin precursor MftA (Mycofactocin is a small molecule electron carrier derived from the final two amino acids, Val-Tyr, of MftA, the mycofactocin precursor. It plays a role in redox homeostasis and the metabolism of alcohols and aldehydes in Actinobacteria, including Mycobacterium tuberculosis.): MDQNQQHEAGELVAESLVEEVSIDGMCGVY; the protein is encoded by the coding sequence ATGGATCAGAATCAGCAGCACGAGGCCGGCGAGCTGGTGGCCGAGAGCCTGGTCGAGGAAGTGTCGATCGACGGGATGTGCGGGGTCTACTGA
- the mftB gene encoding mycofactocin biosynthesis chaperone MftB (MftB, a small protein, is a peptide chaperone that assists the radical SAM enzyme MftC in performing two modifications to the C-terminal Val-Tyr dipeptide of the mycofactocin precursor peptide, MftA. MftB's role is analogous to the role of PqqD in the biosynthesis of PQQ, a cofactor that derives entirely from a Tyr and a Glu in the precursor PqqA.), protein MSAPIVNTGTSQGSFDPDRRWRLHPQVAVRPEPFGALLYHFGTRKLSFLKNRTIVEVVNLLADHPDVRSACRAAGVDDDAQGPYLHALGVLAQSKMLVAEEDQ, encoded by the coding sequence GTGAGCGCGCCGATCGTGAACACCGGAACCTCGCAGGGTTCGTTCGACCCGGACCGACGTTGGCGGTTGCACCCGCAGGTGGCCGTCCGGCCCGAGCCGTTCGGCGCGTTGCTGTATCACTTCGGGACCCGCAAGCTCTCGTTCCTGAAGAATCGGACGATCGTCGAGGTGGTCAACCTGCTGGCTGATCACCCCGACGTTCGCTCCGCCTGCCGGGCCGCCGGGGTCGATGACGACGCGCAGGGGCCCTACCTGCACGCGCTGGGCGTGTTGGCCCAGTCGAAAATGCTTGTCGCGGAAGAGGATCAATGA
- the mftC gene encoding mycofactocin radical SAM maturase (MftC is a radical SAM/SPASM enzyme that catalyzes the first two steps in biosynthesis of the electron carrier mycofactocin from the terminal Val-Tyr dipeptide of the precursor peptide MftA.), producing the protein MTVTVPVPRLVDQFERGLDAPICLTWELTYACNLSCVHCLSSSGKRDPRELSTQQCKDIIDELERMQVFYVNIGGGEPTVRSDFWELVDYATEHHVGVKFSTNGVRITPEVAAKLAASDYVDVQISLDGATAEVNDAVRGPGSFAMAVRALENLRDAGFGDAKISVVVTRHNVDQLDDFKELADRYGATLRITRLRPSGRGADVWDELHPTPAQQVQLYDWLVAHGEGVLTGDSFFHLSGLGEPGALAGLNLCGAGRVVCLIDPVGDVYACPFAIHENFLAGNILSDNGFQNIWQNSELFRDLREPQSAGACGSCGHYDSCRGGCMAAKFFTGLPMDGPDPECVEGYGEPALARERDKPKPSVDHSRSAGRKASGPVPLTLLSAPPKKFCNESPV; encoded by the coding sequence ATGACTGTCACTGTACCGGTACCCCGTCTGGTCGACCAGTTCGAGAGGGGCTTGGACGCTCCGATCTGTCTGACCTGGGAGCTGACCTACGCCTGCAACCTGTCGTGCGTGCACTGTCTGTCCTCGTCGGGCAAGCGTGATCCCCGCGAGTTGTCCACCCAGCAGTGCAAGGACATCATCGACGAACTCGAACGCATGCAGGTGTTCTACGTCAACATCGGCGGCGGTGAACCGACCGTGCGGTCGGACTTCTGGGAGCTCGTCGACTATGCGACCGAGCACCATGTCGGCGTCAAGTTCTCCACCAACGGTGTGCGCATTACTCCCGAGGTCGCGGCCAAGCTGGCTGCCAGTGACTACGTGGACGTGCAGATCTCACTCGACGGCGCGACGGCCGAGGTCAACGACGCCGTCCGCGGCCCGGGCTCATTCGCGATGGCGGTGCGGGCGCTGGAGAACCTGCGCGACGCCGGGTTCGGCGACGCCAAGATCTCGGTCGTGGTGACCCGTCACAACGTCGATCAGCTCGACGACTTCAAGGAGTTGGCCGACCGGTACGGCGCCACGTTGCGCATCACCCGGTTGCGCCCTTCGGGCCGCGGCGCCGACGTGTGGGACGAGCTGCATCCCACGCCGGCTCAACAGGTGCAGCTCTACGACTGGCTGGTCGCCCACGGTGAGGGCGTGCTGACCGGCGACTCGTTCTTCCATCTGTCCGGATTGGGTGAGCCCGGCGCGCTGGCCGGGCTGAACCTGTGCGGGGCGGGCCGGGTGGTCTGCCTGATCGACCCGGTGGGCGACGTCTACGCCTGCCCGTTCGCCATCCACGAGAATTTCCTCGCCGGAAACATTCTGTCCGACAACGGCTTCCAGAACATCTGGCAGAACTCCGAGTTGTTCCGCGACCTGCGTGAGCCGCAGTCCGCCGGCGCGTGCGGTAGCTGCGGGCACTACGACAGTTGCCGGGGTGGGTGCATGGCGGCCAAGTTCTTCACCGGGCTGCCGATGGACGGTCCCGACCCCGAGTGCGTCGAGGGCTACGGTGAGCCTGCGCTCGCTCGCGAGCGCGACAAGCCCAAGCCCAGCGTCGACCATTCCCGCTCGGCCGGCCGCAAGGCCTCCGGGCCGGTTCCGCTGACACTGCTCAGCGCGCCCCCCAAGAAGTTCTGCAACGAAAGCCCTGTGTAG
- the mftD gene encoding pre-mycofactocin synthase MftD (MftD, an enzyme found in the mycofactocin biosynthesis locus, performs an oxidative deamination of 3-amino-5-[(p-hydroxyphenyl)methyl]-4,4-dimethyl-2-pyrrolidinone (AHDP). The resulting compound, now called pre-mycofactocin (PMFT), is a biologically active redox cofactor that can oxidize the non-exchangeable NADH of TIGR03971 family SDR-type oxidoreductases.), with the protein MARDTWFETVAIAQQRAKKRLPKSAYSSLISASEKGVTVSDNVESFGELGFAPHVIGATEKRDMATTVMGQDISLPVIISPTGVQAVHPEGEVAVARAAAARGTAMGLSSFASKPMEEVLAVNDKIFFQIYWLGSRDEILARMERARAAGAKGLILTTDWSFAHGRDWGSPKIPERMDLKTMIKMSPEVITKPGWLWSFGKHLRPPDLRVPNQGRPGEAGPTFFEAYGQWMGTLPPTWEDVAWLREQWGGPFLLKGTVRVDDAKRAVDAGVSAITVSNHGGNNIDGTPAAIRCLTAIADAVGDQVEVLLDGGIRRGSDVVKAVALGARAVMIGRAYLWGLAANGQAGVENVLDIMRGGIDSALMGLGKSSIHELNPDDVLVPDGFTRTLGA; encoded by the coding sequence ATGGCACGTGATACCTGGTTCGAGACTGTCGCCATCGCTCAGCAGCGGGCGAAGAAACGCCTCCCGAAGTCGGCCTACTCGTCGCTGATCTCGGCGTCGGAGAAGGGCGTGACGGTTTCCGACAATGTCGAATCGTTCGGTGAACTCGGCTTCGCGCCGCATGTCATCGGCGCGACCGAGAAGCGCGACATGGCGACAACGGTGATGGGGCAGGACATTTCGCTGCCGGTCATCATCTCGCCGACGGGCGTGCAGGCGGTGCACCCCGAGGGCGAGGTGGCCGTTGCGCGAGCTGCCGCGGCGCGTGGCACGGCGATGGGGCTGTCCTCGTTCGCCAGCAAGCCCATGGAAGAGGTCCTCGCGGTCAACGACAAGATCTTCTTCCAGATCTACTGGTTGGGCAGCCGCGACGAGATCCTGGCCCGGATGGAGCGCGCCCGGGCGGCCGGAGCCAAGGGCCTGATCCTGACCACGGACTGGAGCTTTGCGCACGGCCGGGACTGGGGCAGTCCGAAGATCCCCGAGCGCATGGATCTCAAGACGATGATCAAGATGTCTCCAGAGGTGATCACCAAGCCGGGCTGGCTGTGGAGCTTCGGAAAGCACCTGCGTCCGCCGGATCTGCGGGTGCCCAACCAGGGCAGGCCGGGCGAGGCCGGTCCCACGTTCTTCGAGGCGTACGGACAGTGGATGGGCACACTCCCACCCACCTGGGAAGACGTCGCCTGGTTGCGCGAACAGTGGGGTGGGCCATTTCTGCTCAAGGGCACGGTCAGGGTCGACGACGCGAAACGGGCTGTGGACGCGGGTGTTTCGGCGATCACGGTGTCCAACCACGGCGGGAACAACATCGACGGAACTCCGGCGGCCATTCGCTGCCTTACGGCGATCGCCGATGCGGTCGGAGACCAGGTCGAGGTTTTGCTGGATGGCGGCATCCGCCGCGGGAGCGATGTCGTCAAGGCCGTTGCTCTGGGCGCCCGCGCGGTGATGATCGGCAGGGCGTATCTGTGGGGCCTGGCGGCCAACGGCCAGGCCGGCGTCGAGAACGTCTTGGACATCATGCGGGGCGGCATCGACTCTGCGCTGATGGGGCTCGGTAAGTCATCGATCCATGAATTGAACCCCGACGACGTGCTGGTCCCGGACGGCTTCACCCGCACCCTGGGTGCCTGA
- the mftE gene encoding mycofactocin biosynthesis peptidyl-dipeptidase MftE — MNSAYHRRVAFPNELGISTSRQLQNTPSTQRPGLIVPVGSTEQHGPHLPLDTDTRIATAVSDVLAARLQACEDFSWMVAPAVAYGASGEHEGFSGTISIGTPALAELLVEFARSACRWAARLVFLNGHGGNVAALRDAAALLRYEGRDAAWCSCVARDSDAHAGHTETSVLLHISPEVVRQDELVPGNRAPLTDLMPAMRRGGVAAVSSLGVLGDPTTATAEDGGRIFAEMVDGCVERVRRWTPDREGMLR, encoded by the coding sequence GTGAATTCGGCCTACCATCGTCGCGTGGCTTTCCCCAACGAGCTTGGGATCTCAACGTCGAGGCAGCTGCAGAACACACCGTCGACGCAGAGGCCCGGGCTCATCGTCCCCGTCGGCTCCACCGAGCAGCACGGTCCGCATCTGCCGTTGGACACCGACACCCGGATCGCGACGGCGGTGTCGGACGTGCTCGCCGCCCGGTTGCAGGCCTGCGAGGACTTCAGCTGGATGGTCGCGCCGGCCGTCGCGTACGGCGCCAGCGGTGAGCACGAGGGCTTTTCCGGCACCATCTCCATCGGCACACCGGCACTGGCGGAACTGCTCGTGGAATTCGCCCGTTCTGCGTGCCGCTGGGCCGCCCGCCTGGTGTTCCTAAACGGGCACGGTGGCAACGTCGCGGCGCTGCGGGACGCGGCCGCTCTGCTGCGCTACGAGGGCCGCGATGCCGCCTGGTGTTCGTGTGTGGCCCGCGATTCCGACGCCCACGCCGGCCATACCGAAACTTCTGTATTGCTACATATTTCGCCGGAGGTCGTCAGGCAAGATGAACTGGTGCCCGGGAACCGGGCCCCGCTGACCGATCTGATGCCGGCGATGCGCCGTGGCGGAGTCGCCGCCGTCAGTTCGCTGGGGGTGCTCGGGGACCCGACCACAGCGACGGCCGAAGACGGGGGGCGGATCTTTGCTGAGATGGTTGACGGCTGCGTCGAACGGGTTCGTCGATGGACGCCCGACCGCGAGGGGATGCTGAGATGA